The Nitrospira sp. KM1 genome includes a window with the following:
- a CDS encoding CapA family protein: protein MSRRLDKTVVRQKKGIRVHMFFLGDIAFPKGTPESISCTEKRFATSPVIANLEGAILPEDSSPQDDSLYNDRAVLSYLHKNNVRLVSLANNHITDIDCSPKRTVHALQEHGILSCGAGDSLEEASRPVLLKDPEGETVFLGFGWSPIGCRVASQRTPGVNPLSHDSVLDGVERAKQIFPGRRIVLLMHWNYELEIYPQPMHRQMAHEAIRHGASAVIGCHSHCVQGIEMHLGNPIVYGLGNWYVPEGFVFGRNLKFPDFALRQLAFEWVPSANRMNCHWYSYNRSIGSVEYEMSEALESSTRIRALTPFDSMTHGEYVRWFRKHRRKNILLPVYGDAGSHVTNRLKDAWVRGRHILMSIAAATNLKGGLR from the coding sequence ATGTCACGCCGGCTGGATAAGACTGTAGTTCGACAGAAGAAAGGTATCAGGGTACATATGTTTTTTCTTGGAGACATCGCGTTCCCAAAGGGAACGCCAGAGTCGATATCATGTACCGAGAAGCGCTTTGCCACAAGTCCCGTGATTGCGAATCTCGAGGGTGCGATTCTTCCCGAAGATTCGAGTCCGCAGGATGATAGTCTTTATAACGATCGAGCGGTGCTTTCCTATCTCCATAAGAACAATGTGCGGTTAGTGTCGCTCGCCAATAATCACATTACCGATATCGACTGTTCCCCGAAGCGGACAGTTCACGCATTGCAGGAACACGGGATTTTGTCGTGCGGAGCAGGGGATTCCCTGGAGGAAGCTTCGCGGCCAGTTCTTCTCAAAGATCCAGAGGGCGAAACAGTGTTTTTAGGGTTCGGTTGGTCCCCTATAGGATGCCGGGTAGCTTCCCAGAGGACTCCAGGCGTAAATCCGCTCTCTCATGATTCGGTTCTTGACGGTGTGGAGAGAGCCAAACAGATATTCCCCGGCAGGCGAATCGTCTTGCTCATGCACTGGAACTATGAACTGGAAATTTATCCCCAGCCGATGCATCGCCAAATGGCTCATGAAGCAATACGACATGGAGCGTCTGCGGTGATTGGCTGTCACAGTCATTGTGTGCAGGGTATAGAAATGCACTTGGGGAACCCGATTGTATACGGACTCGGCAACTGGTATGTGCCGGAAGGGTTCGTTTTCGGAAGGAATTTGAAGTTTCCTGATTTTGCACTACGCCAATTAGCATTTGAATGGGTTCCGTCAGCCAATCGGATGAACTGTCATTGGTATTCCTATAACCGCAGCATCGGATCAGTCGAATATGAAATGTCGGAGGCATTGGAAAGCTCAACACGGATCAGAGCATTAACTCCTTTCGATTCTATGACCCATGGGGAATACGTCCGATGGTTCAGGAAACACCGCAGGAAAAACATATTGCTTCCTGTATATGGCGACGCCGGTAGTCATGTGACCAATCGGCTCAAAGACGCATGGGTGAGAGGAAGGCACATATTGATGAGCATAGCAGCCGCAACGAATCTAAAAGGCGGATTGCGGTGA
- a CDS encoding glycosyltransferase family 4 protein, producing MAFMEREAAGRDARNAVRVFYHAGDHVRVRVLLNCSTLVKGGALQVAASFIQTAMSTSDDIAWHYVISKNIAEELEQLGVASMSHSVSVVSPSPARNIQSRKILRKLAQDINPDIVFTLFGPAYVDFVQPHLCGVADGWVTHGDRWAWRTVQGPVNAVKLLGRILYKAVMFRKADAWVTETATAKEGMSNRLRIQKERITIIPNNCAKSYLRCETVTNVPSGGDNLRILCMAAYYRHKYLEIVPVVAKELRSIQPDLRFEFVMTLPGEGDGIRKVMSKARALGVDDRIVNAGYVPLGQGPDIYRACHMLFLPSVLETFSASYPEAMAMGVPIVTTNLSFARDVCGNAATYFEPMNARDAAGAIIRVLKDAKLWHFLITEGKKVLHALPTQEMKYEMYKNCIYALHRRNCDKIRNVTPAG from the coding sequence GTTTTATTGAACTGTTCGACGTTAGTAAAGGGGGGGGCCTTGCAGGTCGCCGCTTCCTTTATTCAAACGGCAATGAGCACATCTGATGATATTGCGTGGCACTATGTGATTTCTAAGAACATAGCTGAGGAGTTGGAGCAATTGGGAGTCGCATCCATGTCGCATTCTGTATCAGTTGTCAGCCCCTCACCGGCACGAAATATTCAGAGTAGGAAGATACTTCGAAAGTTGGCGCAGGATATAAACCCGGATATCGTGTTCACCCTGTTCGGTCCCGCATACGTCGATTTTGTACAGCCGCATCTTTGCGGCGTGGCTGATGGATGGGTGACACACGGTGATCGGTGGGCATGGCGGACGGTACAGGGTCCGGTCAATGCGGTGAAGCTCCTGGGGCGCATCTTGTACAAGGCCGTCATGTTCAGAAAGGCCGATGCTTGGGTAACAGAAACGGCAACTGCGAAAGAAGGGATGAGTAATAGGCTGAGGATACAGAAAGAACGAATTACAATAATTCCTAATAACTGCGCCAAATCCTATCTTAGGTGCGAAACCGTTACGAACGTGCCATCGGGCGGGGATAATCTCAGGATTTTATGCATGGCTGCCTACTATAGGCATAAGTATCTGGAGATTGTTCCCGTTGTCGCTAAAGAGCTCAGGTCAATTCAACCGGACCTGCGCTTTGAATTTGTCATGACGCTGCCGGGTGAAGGAGATGGAATCAGAAAGGTAATGTCGAAGGCGAGAGCACTTGGGGTTGATGACCGAATCGTGAACGCGGGATATGTTCCGCTAGGCCAAGGTCCCGACATATACCGTGCATGTCACATGCTTTTTCTACCTTCAGTTTTGGAGACATTCTCCGCAAGTTACCCGGAGGCAATGGCAATGGGTGTGCCTATAGTGACGACGAATCTAAGCTTTGCACGCGATGTATGTGGAAATGCCGCAACATACTTCGAACCAATGAATGCTCGAGACGCTGCAGGCGCAATTATCCGTGTACTCAAGGATGCCAAGCTCTGGCACTTCTTGATTACGGAGGGGAAAAAGGTTCTTCATGCTTTGCCGACGCAAGAGATGAAATACGAGATGTACAAGAACTGCATTTACGCATTGCATCGTCGCAACTGCGATAAAATTCGCAATGTCACGCCGGCTGGATAA